From Polaromonas hydrogenivorans, one genomic window encodes:
- a CDS encoding ABC transporter permease, producing the protein MMDQPFFSIALNGVLIGIAYFLAAAGLTILFGILRILNFAHGSFIMVGAYVASTLLKQVGQYGPVTFLLICLAVGVVVGVIGLIVDRVVFRRLHGVDEAVALIATFALMLVVNGGAKLVWGANYLSVDPPTGLDGAIAIGPVMVPAFSMYMLAIGVVLFVLLEVFMHRSWAGKTLQAIAEDRWIMGILGHSPRRLELLAVFLAFFLAGFAGSVLVPNQILAPNLGNHFIIQAFAVVIVGGLGSMRGTFLAAMLLGIAESVGSVVMPSLSLYVCMIVILILRPQGLIAPRLSVAPGSWSFSWVWSGLFTRKSARSAATASTPVWSPKSGTAVPAHNTVAGQVPAAVWLLAVFALLLPTWASGGVLYIASLVLISSVFALSWNLMFGFGGMATFGHAAFFAIGSYLSAYMLKTAPQVSFEWVLLLALIGGALVAAVIGVIAIRRANGVQLAILTLALAEVLRVLISYSASLGRDEGLSAVPRPSFSFGDVTFTLTTDISYYLFLCAACGLIGWGIWALCYSAFGRTLASIRQDAQRALFLGINVDRFRLVSFVIAAAIAAFVGALAAPLSQIVTPDAASIARSTEPMLHTLVGGAGSFWGPAVGSLIFAAIDYATRTLPGMSELIMGITLLVIVLVAPGGVIGYFKSVSERWLVKRSSKKQTVIARSAP; encoded by the coding sequence ATGATGGACCAGCCCTTCTTTTCCATTGCCTTGAATGGAGTGCTGATTGGCATTGCTTACTTCCTGGCTGCGGCTGGTTTGACGATCCTGTTCGGCATTTTGCGGATCCTGAACTTCGCACATGGCAGCTTTATCATGGTGGGGGCCTACGTAGCCAGTACCTTGTTGAAACAAGTCGGCCAGTACGGGCCGGTCACTTTCCTGCTGATTTGCCTCGCCGTCGGTGTGGTCGTGGGCGTGATCGGCTTGATCGTTGACCGGGTCGTCTTCCGGCGCTTGCACGGTGTCGACGAGGCGGTGGCCCTGATTGCTACCTTCGCCTTGATGCTGGTCGTCAATGGTGGTGCCAAGCTGGTCTGGGGAGCGAACTACCTGTCGGTGGACCCGCCCACGGGCCTAGACGGTGCTATAGCCATTGGTCCGGTCATGGTCCCGGCTTTCTCCATGTACATGCTGGCCATAGGTGTGGTTCTGTTCGTTCTCTTGGAGGTGTTCATGCACAGGTCCTGGGCCGGCAAAACGCTGCAGGCTATTGCTGAAGACCGTTGGATCATGGGCATCTTGGGGCACAGCCCGCGCCGACTGGAATTGCTGGCCGTGTTCCTGGCATTCTTCCTGGCAGGCTTTGCCGGCAGCGTGCTGGTGCCGAACCAGATTCTGGCGCCCAACCTGGGCAACCACTTCATCATCCAGGCGTTTGCCGTCGTTATCGTTGGGGGCTTGGGCAGCATGCGCGGTACCTTCTTGGCCGCTATGCTGCTGGGTATTGCCGAGAGCGTGGGTTCGGTGGTCATGCCTAGTCTATCGCTCTACGTCTGCATGATCGTGATTCTGATCCTGCGCCCGCAAGGCCTCATCGCGCCCCGCTTGTCGGTGGCACCAGGATCGTGGTCTTTCTCCTGGGTATGGAGCGGTCTGTTCACTAGGAAATCTGCCCGCAGCGCTGCCACTGCCAGCACCCCAGTGTGGAGTCCGAAGTCGGGTACTGCGGTGCCTGCCCACAATACTGTGGCAGGCCAGGTGCCTGCCGCGGTCTGGCTGTTAGCCGTGTTCGCGCTGCTGCTGCCCACTTGGGCCAGTGGCGGCGTTCTCTACATCGCCAGCTTGGTGCTGATCAGCTCGGTGTTCGCCTTGTCCTGGAACCTGATGTTCGGCTTTGGGGGCATGGCCACCTTCGGACACGCGGCGTTCTTTGCCATCGGCAGCTACCTGTCTGCCTACATGCTGAAAACCGCGCCCCAGGTGTCGTTCGAGTGGGTACTGTTGCTGGCTCTGATAGGGGGTGCTTTGGTGGCTGCGGTGATAGGGGTTATTGCGATTCGCCGCGCCAACGGGGTACAACTGGCCATCCTGACGCTGGCGTTGGCTGAAGTCCTGCGGGTCTTGATCAGCTACTCCGCCAGTCTGGGCCGCGACGAAGGCCTGAGCGCCGTGCCCCGCCCGAGCTTCAGTTTCGGCGACGTCACGTTCACCCTGACGACCGACATCAGCTACTACCTGTTCCTGTGCGCCGCCTGCGGTCTCATTGGCTGGGGAATCTGGGCCTTGTGTTACAGCGCATTTGGCCGCACCTTGGCCAGCATCCGCCAGGACGCCCAGCGGGCCTTGTTCCTAGGTATCAACGTGGACCGATTCCGTCTGGTTTCGTTCGTCATCGCCGCCGCCATCGCCGCCTTCGTGGGTGCACTGGCTGCGCCCTTGAGCCAGATCGTGACACCCGACGCCGCCTCGATTGCCCGCTCCACCGAGCCCATGCTGCACACTCTGGTGGGCGGAGCGGGTTCGTTCTGGGGCCCGGCTGTGGGTAGCTTGATCTTTGCCGCCATCGACTACGCCACCCGCACACTGCCTGGTATGTCGGAACTCATTATGGGCATCACGCTGCTTGTGATTGTCCTGGTCGCGCCTGGGGGGGTGATCGGCTACTTTAAATCCGTGAGTGAGCGATGGCTCGTTAAGCGGTCGTCCAAGAAGCAGACCGTTATTGCCCGGAGTGCACCATGA
- a CDS encoding ABC transporter ATP-binding protein has translation MRNLLKVDGVGKNYGVFQALKNVSFSVDQGKTFAIIGPNGAGKTTLFKVMTGEVMGSSGRIFLAGEDITKTPADERVHLGLGRTFQIVRVFPELTLMDNLIVAIEARNRSRRSAGGWLRIKPNSSVLDEAFVRLGYLGLEHKHAAQARHLALGDRKRLELALTLAMDPMILMLDEPTAGMSPSERVAIIELIQKTREELGVTILLTEHDMDFVFRLSHSLMVMNHGETVFVGTPEEVKASELVQQIYLGKEMAHA, from the coding sequence ATGAGAAATTTGCTCAAAGTCGATGGCGTGGGCAAGAACTACGGCGTTTTTCAAGCCCTGAAAAATGTGTCGTTCTCGGTGGATCAGGGCAAGACCTTCGCCATCATCGGCCCCAACGGCGCGGGCAAGACCACGCTGTTCAAGGTCATGACCGGCGAAGTCATGGGCAGCAGCGGCCGCATCTTCCTGGCGGGTGAGGACATAACCAAAACCCCGGCCGATGAAAGAGTTCACTTGGGCCTGGGCCGCACTTTCCAGATCGTGCGTGTATTCCCCGAGTTGACGCTGATGGACAACCTGATTGTGGCCATTGAGGCGCGTAACCGAAGCCGCCGCTCGGCCGGAGGCTGGCTGCGGATAAAACCCAACAGTTCGGTTTTAGACGAAGCCTTCGTTCGCTTGGGTTATCTAGGCCTGGAGCACAAGCATGCGGCGCAAGCCCGGCACCTGGCGCTGGGCGACCGCAAACGCCTTGAGTTGGCCCTGACCCTGGCCATGGATCCGATGATCTTGATGCTGGACGAGCCAACGGCGGGCATGTCACCGTCCGAGCGGGTGGCCATCATCGAACTCATCCAGAAGACCCGTGAGGAGTTGGGCGTAACCATTTTGCTGACCGAGCACGACATGGACTTCGTTTTCCGACTCTCGCATTCCCTGATGGTCATGAACCATGGCGAGACCGTCTTTGTGGGTACACCCGAAGAGGTGAAAGCCAGCGAACTGGTGCAGCAAATCTACCTCGGAAAGGAAATGGCCCATGCTTGA
- a CDS encoding TetR/AcrR family transcriptional regulator: protein MKRRRDANADESSAFYQERRKEIVDQAALAFLERGFQATSIGIIAEKLNTDRASIYYYFGSKQELFREVVREVGLKAVEAAEAIAKSEGPADQKLRQAFQAVMETYDVSYPYMNVFLQENFSVVHEAQDEWSAEARDWGRRYYVAIRQIIQQGVDDQVFHLTLPVGVTTMAVLGTVNWTHRWYKPGGILGPQVLGEGFANMLLNGLTSPANIPKPPKQKRKSEKDRAL from the coding sequence ATGAAACGTCGCCGCGATGCTAATGCAGACGAAAGCAGCGCTTTCTACCAGGAGCGCCGCAAAGAGATTGTCGACCAGGCCGCGCTAGCCTTCCTGGAGCGCGGGTTTCAGGCAACGAGCATCGGCATCATTGCCGAGAAACTCAACACCGACCGCGCCAGCATCTATTACTACTTTGGCTCCAAGCAGGAACTGTTTCGCGAGGTGGTTCGCGAGGTCGGTCTCAAGGCGGTGGAGGCGGCCGAGGCCATTGCAAAAAGCGAGGGGCCGGCCGACCAGAAGCTGCGACAGGCCTTCCAGGCTGTGATGGAAACCTACGACGTGTCCTATCCCTACATGAATGTGTTCCTGCAGGAAAATTTTTCGGTGGTGCACGAGGCTCAGGACGAATGGAGCGCCGAGGCCCGAGATTGGGGACGGCGCTACTACGTGGCGATCCGGCAGATCATCCAGCAGGGGGTGGATGACCAAGTATTTCACCTGACATTGCCCGTGGGCGTTACGACCATGGCCGTGCTGGGGACCGTCAACTGGACGCACCGCTGGTACAAGCCGGGCGGGATCTTGGGCCCGCAGGTACTTGGCGAAGGGTTTGCCAACATGCTCCTCAATGGGCTCACATCACCCGCCAACATTCCGAAGCCGCCTAAGCAGAAGCGCAAGTCCGAGAAGGATCGGGCCCTCTGA
- a CDS encoding hydroxymethylglutaryl-CoA lyase yields MSTQKSTRFVQICEEGPREGFQSEPPGISTADKVALIEALAETGLQEINCCSFVNPQQVPQMADAEAVITQIRKRAKVKYTGLWLNQKGFERAQATPVDLKPTLVTSASETFGMRNTKQTRKQMLEGQRTLAQAYKSAGLNTAAGYVFTAFGCNYEGEISPEKVLGSISDLLTLGQETGMAYEAMYLCDTIGTASPHKLQTVIDAIKMRWPDLELALHLHDTRGTGLTNAYVGLQMGIRRFDASVGGLGGCPFAGNKAAAGNICTEDLVYLCLLEGYETGIDLDKLIASSLLAERIVGRKLPGKIKEVRLPSFST; encoded by the coding sequence ATGAGCACCCAGAAGTCAACACGATTCGTACAGATTTGCGAGGAAGGTCCTCGCGAGGGCTTCCAGAGCGAGCCGCCCGGCATATCCACTGCCGACAAGGTGGCACTGATCGAAGCCTTGGCCGAGACCGGGTTGCAGGAGATCAACTGTTGCTCCTTCGTGAACCCGCAGCAGGTGCCGCAAATGGCGGATGCTGAGGCCGTGATCACTCAAATTCGCAAGCGGGCCAAGGTGAAGTACACCGGCTTGTGGCTGAACCAGAAAGGCTTTGAGCGAGCCCAGGCGACCCCTGTGGATCTTAAGCCCACCCTTGTGACCAGCGCCTCCGAGACCTTCGGCATGCGCAACACCAAGCAAACCCGTAAGCAGATGCTAGAAGGCCAGAGAACGCTGGCGCAAGCGTACAAGAGTGCGGGCCTGAACACCGCCGCAGGCTATGTGTTCACCGCCTTTGGCTGCAACTACGAGGGCGAAATCTCGCCGGAAAAAGTGCTTGGCTCCATCAGCGACCTGCTGACACTGGGGCAGGAAACGGGGATGGCGTATGAAGCCATGTACCTTTGCGACACCATCGGCACGGCGTCGCCACACAAACTCCAAACCGTGATTGACGCGATCAAGATGCGCTGGCCCGACCTCGAACTTGCCTTGCATTTACACGACACCCGAGGCACGGGCTTGACCAATGCCTATGTTGGCCTGCAGATGGGCATCCGCCGCTTCGATGCCTCCGTCGGCGGCCTGGGGGGCTGTCCGTTCGCCGGAAACAAGGCCGCCGCAGGGAACATCTGTACCGAGGACCTGGTGTACCTCTGTCTGCTAGAAGGCTACGAGACTGGGATCGATCTCGACAAGCTCATCGCCAGCAGCCTCCTAGCCGAGCGAATCGTCGGTCGCAAATTGCCCGGAAAGATTAAGGAGGTTCGCTTGCCCTCCTTCTCGACCTAA
- a CDS encoding enoyl-CoA hydratase-related protein has product MSNISNPLHVLAEVRSQVLWLTINRESSRNALNDAVLETMASHIRQSFQDRALRAIVITGAGNRVFCAGGDLKSDSATFEFDYSKPSTSYADLMRAAFDAQVPLIARINGHCLAGGMGLLAMCDMAVSTEQAKFGLPEVKIGMFPMQVAATLRRIIPARIFAELCYTGANIDAQQALDIGLLNYVVAEAELDSKLASLLQTIAANSPTAIRRGKYALRATQDMTIDQALAYMETQLGTLSLTKDAQEGIASFNEKRSAQWSGR; this is encoded by the coding sequence ATGAGCAACATCTCAAACCCACTTCATGTTCTGGCTGAAGTGCGCAGCCAAGTGCTTTGGTTGACGATTAACCGCGAGTCATCGCGCAATGCACTGAACGACGCGGTGCTGGAGACCATGGCCTCCCATATCCGCCAGTCGTTCCAGGACCGCGCCCTGCGAGCCATCGTCATCACCGGCGCGGGCAACCGCGTTTTCTGTGCCGGTGGTGACTTGAAGTCTGATTCGGCCACCTTTGAGTTCGACTACTCGAAGCCTTCGACCAGTTACGCCGACCTGATGCGCGCGGCTTTTGATGCCCAAGTGCCCTTGATCGCCCGCATTAATGGCCATTGCTTGGCGGGTGGTATGGGCCTGCTGGCCATGTGTGACATGGCTGTGTCCACGGAACAGGCCAAGTTCGGGCTGCCCGAGGTCAAGATCGGCATGTTCCCGATGCAGGTGGCTGCCACGCTGCGCCGCATCATCCCGGCACGTATATTTGCCGAGCTGTGCTACACCGGTGCCAACATCGACGCCCAGCAGGCCCTGGACATCGGCCTGCTCAATTACGTGGTGGCCGAGGCTGAACTCGACAGCAAGCTTGCCTCGCTGCTCCAGACAATCGCGGCCAACTCCCCGACAGCCATTCGCCGTGGCAAATACGCCTTGCGTGCCACCCAAGACATGACCATCGATCAGGCCCTGGCTTACATGGAAACCCAGTTGGGCACTCTCTCGCTGACCAAGGATGCGCAGGAAGGTATCGCCTCGTTCAACGAAAAGCGCTCTGCGCAGTGGAGTGGCCGTTGA
- a CDS encoding 3-keto-5-aminohexanoate cleavage protein yields MSSKNKVIITCAVTGSIHTPSMSPHLPVTAAEIALAAIGAAEAGAAIVHLHARNPQTGEPDQNPGLFKPFLQEIKAKSDVVLNITTGGSQTMSIADRLRPAVEFEPELASLNMGTMNFGLYPMLGRYKDLQGWERNYLEGSRSGFFRNTFSDIENILSSCREAGTRFEVECYDIGHLYTLAHFIDRKLIEPPFFVQSVFGILGGIGGHPEDVAHMKRTADRLFGDQYIWSVLGAGTLQMRIATSSALVGGNVRVGLEDSLWLSKGRLAQSNAEQVRAIRLTLESMGLQIASPAEARETLCLKGSQNTKI; encoded by the coding sequence ATGTCCAGCAAAAACAAAGTCATCATCACATGCGCCGTCACCGGCAGCATCCACACACCATCGATGTCACCGCATCTGCCCGTAACGGCCGCTGAGATCGCCCTGGCCGCCATCGGCGCTGCTGAGGCGGGGGCCGCGATTGTGCACCTGCACGCGCGCAACCCGCAGACCGGCGAACCCGACCAGAACCCCGGCCTGTTCAAGCCCTTTCTGCAGGAAATCAAGGCCAAGAGCGACGTGGTGCTCAATATCACGACCGGCGGCTCCCAAACGATGTCGATTGCCGATCGCTTGCGTCCCGCCGTAGAGTTTGAACCCGAGTTGGCCTCACTCAACATGGGCACCATGAACTTCGGCCTGTACCCAATGCTCGGGCGCTACAAGGACCTACAAGGGTGGGAGCGCAATTACCTTGAAGGTTCGCGGTCGGGCTTTTTTCGTAACACCTTTTCCGACATCGAAAATATCCTGTCCTCCTGCCGAGAAGCGGGAACCCGCTTCGAGGTCGAGTGCTACGACATCGGTCACCTCTACACCCTGGCGCACTTCATTGACCGCAAGCTGATCGAGCCTCCGTTCTTCGTGCAATCGGTGTTTGGCATCCTGGGCGGTATTGGCGGCCACCCTGAAGACGTCGCCCACATGAAGCGCACGGCGGACCGCTTGTTTGGCGACCAATACATCTGGTCGGTGCTGGGAGCCGGTACGCTGCAGATGCGCATCGCCACCTCCTCCGCGTTGGTCGGCGGTAACGTGCGCGTGGGTCTGGAAGACTCCTTGTGGTTGTCAAAGGGGCGTCTGGCGCAGTCCAACGCCGAGCAGGTACGCGCGATCCGCCTTACTCTCGAAAGCATGGGCTTGCAAATCGCATCGCCCGCCGAGGCCCGCGAGACTTTGTGCCTCAAAGGAAGCCAGAACACTAAGATTTGA
- the sucC gene encoding ADP-forming succinate--CoA ligase subunit beta: MKIHEYQGKEILRNFGVPVPRGIPAFTVQEAVEAAQKLGGPVWVVKAQIHAGGRGKGGGVKLARSIEQVKEIAGEILGMQLITHQTGPEGQKVRRLYIEDGADIQKEYYVSLVTDRATQKVAFIASSEGGMDIEEVAHSTPEKIITEFIDPLTGLGEEQAIKIANGIGLPPESTAQAVDIFQKLYKCYMDTDASLVEINPLNRDSKNALMALDAKFNFDPNALFRHPEIVAYRDLDEEDPAEVEASKFDLAYISLDGNIGCLVNGAGLAMATMDTIKLFGGEPANFLDVGGGATAEKVTEAFKIMLKNPEVKGILVNIFGGIMKCDTIADGIIAACKAVNLSVPLVVRMKGTNEDLGKKMLADSGLPIIAADTMAEAATKIVAAVK; encoded by the coding sequence ATGAAAATTCACGAGTACCAAGGCAAGGAAATCTTGCGCAATTTTGGTGTGCCAGTGCCGCGCGGCATTCCTGCGTTCACGGTGCAGGAGGCGGTGGAAGCCGCGCAAAAACTCGGCGGCCCGGTGTGGGTGGTCAAGGCGCAGATCCACGCGGGCGGACGCGGCAAGGGCGGCGGCGTCAAGCTGGCGCGCTCGATTGAACAGGTCAAAGAAATCGCCGGCGAAATCCTCGGCATGCAGCTCATCACGCACCAGACCGGCCCTGAAGGCCAGAAGGTCCGTCGCCTCTACATCGAGGACGGCGCCGACATCCAGAAGGAATACTACGTCTCCCTGGTCACCGACCGCGCCACCCAGAAAGTCGCCTTCATCGCATCGAGCGAAGGCGGCATGGACATTGAGGAAGTGGCGCACTCCACGCCCGAGAAAATCATCACCGAGTTCATCGACCCCCTGACGGGTCTGGGCGAAGAGCAGGCCATCAAGATTGCCAACGGCATCGGCCTGCCGCCTGAGTCCACCGCCCAGGCCGTGGACATTTTCCAGAAGCTCTACAAGTGCTACATGGACACCGACGCTTCGCTGGTGGAAATCAACCCCCTGAACCGCGACAGCAAGAACGCCCTGATGGCGCTGGACGCCAAGTTCAACTTCGACCCCAACGCGCTGTTCCGCCACCCCGAAATCGTCGCCTACCGCGATCTGGACGAGGAAGACCCGGCCGAAGTCGAGGCTTCCAAGTTTGACCTGGCCTACATCTCGCTGGACGGCAACATCGGCTGCCTGGTCAACGGCGCGGGTCTTGCCATGGCCACCATGGACACCATCAAGCTGTTCGGCGGCGAGCCGGCCAACTTCCTGGACGTCGGCGGCGGCGCCACGGCTGAGAAGGTCACCGAAGCCTTCAAGATCATGCTCAAGAACCCTGAAGTCAAGGGCATCCTGGTCAACATCTTCGGCGGCATCATGAAGTGCGACACCATCGCCGACGGCATCATCGCCGCCTGCAAGGCCGTCAACCTCTCGGTTCCGCTGGTCGTGCGCATGAAGGGCACCAACGAAGACCTGGGCAAGAAGATGCTGGCCGACTCCGGCCTGCCCATCATCGCCGCAGACACCATGGCCGAAGCCGCGACGAAAATCGTCGCCGCCGTCAA
- a CDS encoding ISAzo13-like element transposase-related protein, with protein sequence MIRLASQSRQSPTGGSAKDISATLRPSACFNLADAGGSNSCRSRVWKARLQEQLCDTCGLAVTVCHYPSGCFPSGTRSNTGCSATSA encoded by the coding sequence TTGATACGCCTCGCTTCGCAGTCGAGACAATCACCGACTGGTGGCAGTGCGAAGGACATCAGCGCTACCCTCAGGCCAAGCGCCTGCTTCAACCTGGCCGACGCCGGCGGCTCCAACAGCTGCCGTTCGCGGGTGTGGAAAGCCCGGTTGCAGGAGCAGTTATGCGATACCTGTGGCCTGGCGGTGACCGTTTGCCACTACCCAAGCGGTTGCTTCCCAAGTGGAACCCGATCGAACACTGGCTGTTCAGCCACATCAGCCTGA
- a CDS encoding ABC transporter ATP-binding protein, which produces MLETKCLNAFYGDSHILHGIDLKIPAGARVALLGRNGAGKSTLLKSLTNAGPTVKGELRFNGEDLHGLASFDRARMGIAFVPEDRRILGSMSVLENLKMAWKGTPESRRTNSPEEMLKQFPMLIPIKDRAGGLLSGGQQQILAMARAAIANPTMLLLDEPTEGLSPLIVEQLVQDVKQICQRCESSLLLCEQSVWFSRKCTDYVHLIDSGRLVFSGTWADFDANDDVRMKYLGVS; this is translated from the coding sequence ATGCTTGAAACAAAATGTCTTAATGCGTTCTACGGCGACAGCCACATCCTGCATGGCATTGACCTGAAGATTCCTGCCGGCGCGCGGGTCGCCTTGCTGGGCCGAAACGGTGCCGGCAAAAGCACCTTGCTCAAGAGTTTGACCAACGCCGGGCCAACGGTCAAGGGCGAGTTGCGCTTCAACGGCGAAGACCTTCACGGTCTAGCCTCCTTTGATCGCGCGCGCATGGGCATTGCCTTCGTGCCGGAGGACCGCCGCATTCTGGGCAGCATGAGTGTTCTGGAAAATCTCAAGATGGCTTGGAAAGGCACACCGGAGAGCCGCCGTACCAACTCGCCCGAGGAAATGCTGAAACAGTTCCCGATGCTGATCCCGATCAAGGACCGCGCGGGTGGCCTGTTGAGCGGCGGACAGCAGCAGATCTTGGCAATGGCCCGCGCGGCGATTGCAAACCCCACGATGCTGCTGCTCGACGAGCCCACCGAGGGTCTGTCCCCACTGATCGTCGAGCAACTGGTCCAAGATGTTAAGCAGATTTGTCAGCGATGCGAGAGTTCGCTGCTGTTGTGCGAGCAGAGCGTCTGGTTTTCCCGCAAGTGCACTGACTATGTGCACCTGATCGACAGCGGACGTCTGGTGTTTTCGGGAACCTGGGCCGACTTTGATGCCAACGATGACGTGCGCATGAAATACCTGGGCGTCTCTTAA
- a CDS encoding acyl-CoA dehydrogenase family protein codes for MNFEANPDHEAIRESVRVLMTQFPDPYWLGKEERHEYPHEFYDEFARAGFLGVAIPEVYGGSGLGIAEAGIILNEVCASGAGLNGASAVHLSMFGINPVIKHGGEAMCRKYVPEVVSGKLNVCFGVTEPDAGTDTTRITTRAVRRGDKYIINGRKTWLTKAGECQKVLLLTRTTPLSECAKRTDGMTLFLADLDPKHVTIKPIRKMARQAVASNDVFFDDLEVDVSDRIGEEGKGFKYLLDGLNPERILVSFEAIGVGQAALKRAVAYAKDRNVFGRPIGQNQGIQLPLADSYARLAAAELATQKAAWLYDNGHPCGTEANTAKFLAGEAGFQAADRAVQTHGGFGYAAEYHVERLFREARLMRIAPISENLILAQIAEHVLHLPRSY; via the coding sequence ATGAACTTTGAAGCTAATCCCGATCACGAAGCGATTCGTGAAAGCGTTCGTGTCCTGATGACCCAGTTCCCCGACCCATACTGGCTGGGCAAGGAAGAGCGGCACGAATACCCGCACGAGTTCTACGATGAGTTCGCCCGGGCCGGTTTCCTCGGAGTGGCTATTCCTGAAGTCTACGGCGGTTCTGGCTTAGGCATCGCGGAGGCGGGGATCATACTCAACGAAGTCTGTGCCAGCGGCGCGGGGCTCAATGGCGCGAGCGCGGTGCACCTGAGCATGTTCGGCATCAACCCCGTGATCAAGCACGGCGGCGAAGCCATGTGCCGCAAGTATGTGCCTGAGGTCGTCTCCGGAAAATTGAATGTGTGCTTTGGCGTCACCGAGCCCGATGCCGGCACCGACACCACGCGCATTACCACCCGTGCCGTGCGCCGTGGCGACAAGTACATCATCAACGGCCGCAAGACCTGGCTGACCAAGGCCGGCGAATGCCAGAAGGTGCTGCTGCTGACGCGTACCACGCCCTTGAGCGAATGCGCCAAGCGCACGGACGGCATGACCTTGTTCCTGGCCGATCTTGACCCAAAACACGTCACCATCAAGCCGATTCGCAAGATGGCACGGCAAGCCGTGGCCTCCAACGACGTGTTCTTCGATGACCTGGAAGTCGATGTTTCTGACCGCATTGGCGAAGAAGGCAAGGGCTTCAAGTATCTGCTCGATGGTCTGAACCCTGAACGCATTCTGGTATCTTTTGAGGCTATCGGTGTGGGTCAAGCAGCCTTGAAGCGGGCCGTGGCCTACGCCAAAGACCGTAACGTGTTTGGCCGCCCGATCGGGCAAAACCAAGGCATTCAACTGCCCTTGGCAGACTCTTACGCCCGCTTGGCCGCGGCCGAACTGGCCACCCAGAAAGCAGCCTGGCTGTACGACAACGGCCACCCGTGCGGCACTGAGGCCAATACTGCCAAGTTCTTGGCCGGCGAAGCGGGCTTCCAAGCCGCAGACCGGGCGGTTCAAACGCACGGAGGTTTTGGCTACGCGGCGGAATACCACGTGGAGCGCCTTTTCCGTGAAGCCCGTTTGATGCGCATTGCCCCTATTTCCGAGAACCTGATCCTGGCGCAAATCGCGGAACACGTGCTGCATCTGCCGCGCTCCTATTAA
- a CDS encoding alpha/beta fold hydrolase has protein sequence MHLRTIQFKIPAGLTITGDVMGPESGQPVLLLHGGGQTRGTWKNTIETLAGLGYRAYSLDARGHGDSDYDPQGNYTPDDFSQDLLSVIDQIGQPPILIGASLGGVISLLTAGEGGPAVAKGLVLVDVAARTNPYGVARVLGFMSAHPNGFANVSEAADAVAVYAPERPRPSSTAGLERNLRKLGERYYWHWDQRFLDSWHPAHKAALGRLEKAAQQLSVPTMIVHAAESDVLGEDEIRHLQGLVPHAEYVRVENAGHMVVGDKNSEFNQAILAFLAKHSPIGG, from the coding sequence ATGCATCTGAGAACCATTCAATTCAAGATTCCCGCTGGCTTGACCATCACCGGCGACGTTATGGGGCCTGAATCGGGGCAGCCGGTCCTGCTGCTGCACGGCGGCGGTCAGACACGTGGCACTTGGAAAAACACCATCGAAACCCTGGCCGGTTTGGGTTACCGCGCGTATTCCCTCGATGCCCGGGGGCATGGCGACAGCGACTACGACCCCCAAGGCAACTACACCCCCGACGACTTCTCGCAAGACCTGCTCTCGGTTATCGACCAGATCGGGCAGCCGCCAATATTGATCGGGGCTTCGCTGGGAGGGGTGATTTCCTTGTTGACCGCAGGTGAAGGTGGTCCAGCAGTGGCCAAGGGCTTGGTGCTGGTGGACGTGGCTGCGCGCACCAATCCCTATGGGGTGGCACGCGTGTTGGGTTTCATGAGTGCGCACCCGAATGGATTTGCCAATGTAAGTGAGGCCGCCGATGCCGTTGCGGTTTATGCGCCTGAGCGGCCGCGCCCTAGTAGTACGGCGGGGCTGGAGCGCAATCTGCGGAAATTGGGTGAGCGCTACTATTGGCACTGGGACCAACGCTTTTTGGACAGCTGGCATCCCGCCCACAAGGCGGCCTTGGGCCGCTTGGAGAAAGCCGCTCAACAGCTGAGCGTTCCGACCATGATCGTGCATGCCGCTGAGAGCGATGTGCTGGGTGAAGACGAGATACGGCATCTGCAGGGCTTGGTACCCCACGCGGAATATGTCCGGGTGGAGAACGCCGGGCACATGGTGGTGGGCGACAAGAACAGCGAGTTCAACCAGGCCATATTGGCGTTCCTGGCCAAGCATTCGCCGATCGGCGGTTGA